The following coding sequences are from one Betaproteobacteria bacterium window:
- a CDS encoding 3'-5' exoribonuclease yields the protein MQAKVRFILAAVILGLLMTGPFVVTSLLVWLDMKEAERSLLLELLLSRLPIGTLMTVFGFVVGMAMVHKLFRQYVDGLLRMSETLRLMLGANRNFRVALEGPPEVQHLARAANDLAQQRNALLDDVDAQIARAKASVEEEKNRLAALMSELAQAVIVCNLDGRILLYNNRARLQFKALAQGPTSVSGGALIGLGRSIFSILEKNQVHHAQEVIRQRMSAGKAALANFVTTTRGGQLLRVQMVPVLTGAGDAAAAAMGGYVLTVENITRSLEQEARRDQVLHSLTEGSRAALGTLRAAVTNLIDYPDMEPELRDRFVRIADEEAARMSERLDSTMAEFSDSLKTRWPLEDVLGIDIIAAAQRRIEDLLQLPGKCEEIDDALWIKADSFSLVFAIAFLAARLQEHYEIRELRFRLSHQDRLAYLDLIWSGQAMSSETFYTWELEAMHVSGENSPLSLRDVIDRHGGEVWYQREKAAHRAYFRFVLPLAMPEAATVELDDEARARGRPEYYDFDLFQFQNAAGVDLDRKLSDLVYTVFDTETTGLEPSNGDEIIQIGAVRIVNNRVLRQEVFNQLVDPQRLLRPETIPIHGITDDMVRGQPTIDIVLPAFREFCEETVLIAHNAAFDMRFLQLKEASTGIRFDQPVLDTLLLSAVAHPNQESHKLDVILERLGISIETRHNALDDSLATAEVFLKLVPLLAEKGIFTLRQALEASQKTFYARIKY from the coding sequence ATGCAGGCCAAGGTTCGCTTCATCCTCGCAGCCGTCATCCTGGGGCTCCTGATGACCGGGCCCTTCGTCGTCACCTCCCTGCTGGTCTGGTTGGACATGAAGGAGGCGGAGCGCAGCCTGCTGCTCGAACTGCTGCTTTCCCGCCTGCCCATCGGCACCCTGATGACGGTCTTCGGCTTCGTCGTCGGCATGGCCATGGTGCACAAGCTCTTCCGGCAATACGTCGATGGACTCCTGCGCATGTCGGAAACCCTGCGACTCATGCTGGGGGCCAACCGCAATTTCCGCGTCGCCCTGGAAGGGCCGCCGGAGGTGCAGCATCTCGCCCGCGCCGCCAACGATCTGGCTCAGCAGCGCAACGCACTGCTGGACGACGTCGATGCCCAGATCGCCCGCGCCAAGGCCTCGGTGGAGGAAGAGAAGAACCGGCTGGCCGCCCTCATGTCGGAACTGGCCCAGGCCGTCATCGTGTGCAATCTGGACGGGCGCATCCTGCTCTACAACAACCGCGCCCGCTTGCAGTTCAAAGCCCTTGCCCAGGGGCCCACGTCGGTGAGCGGCGGGGCGCTCATCGGTCTCGGGCGCTCGATCTTTTCCATTCTGGAGAAGAACCAGGTCCATCATGCCCAGGAGGTCATACGCCAGCGCATGTCGGCCGGCAAGGCGGCCCTGGCCAATTTCGTCACCACCACCCGGGGGGGCCAGTTGCTGCGGGTGCAGATGGTCCCGGTCCTGACCGGGGCCGGCGACGCCGCGGCCGCCGCCATGGGCGGCTATGTGCTGACGGTGGAAAACATCACCCGCAGCCTGGAACAGGAGGCCCGCCGTGACCAGGTGCTGCATTCCCTCACCGAGGGCAGCCGGGCGGCCCTCGGCACCCTGCGGGCGGCGGTGACCAATCTCATCGACTACCCCGACATGGAACCCGAACTGCGCGACCGCTTCGTGCGCATCGCCGACGAAGAGGCGGCCCGCATGAGCGAGCGGCTCGACAGCACCATGGCCGAGTTCTCGGATTCGCTCAAGACCCGCTGGCCCCTGGAGGACGTCCTGGGCATCGACATCATCGCCGCCGCCCAGCGGCGCATCGAGGATTTGCTGCAATTGCCGGGCAAGTGCGAAGAAATCGACGACGCCCTGTGGATCAAGGCCGACAGTTTTTCGCTGGTGTTCGCCATCGCCTTCCTGGCCGCGCGCCTGCAGGAACACTACGAGATTCGCGAACTGCGCTTCCGTCTCAGCCACCAGGACCGGCTGGCCTATCTGGACCTCATCTGGAGCGGCCAGGCCATGTCTTCGGAGACCTTTTACACCTGGGAACTGGAAGCCATGCACGTCAGCGGCGAGAACTCGCCCCTCAGCCTGCGCGACGTCATCGACCGCCATGGGGGAGAGGTCTGGTACCAGCGGGAGAAGGCCGCCCATCGGGCCTACTTCCGTTTCGTCCTGCCCCTGGCCATGCCCGAGGCCGCCACGGTGGAACTCGACGACGAAGCCCGGGCGCGGGGCAGGCCCGAGTATTACGACTTCGACCTCTTTCAGTTCCAGAACGCCGCCGGCGTCGATCTGGACCGCAAGCTCAGCGACCTGGTTTATACGGTTTTCGATACCGAAACCACCGGCCTCGAACCGTCCAACGGCGACGAAATCATCCAGATCGGTGCCGTGCGCATCGTGAACAACCGGGTGCTACGCCAGGAGGTGTTCAATCAGCTCGTCGATCCCCAGCGCCTGCTGCGTCCTGAAACCATCCCCATCCATGGCATCACCGACGACATGGTGCGGGGGCAGCCCACCATCGACATCGTCCTGCCCGCCTTCCGGGAATTTTGCGAAGAGACCGTGCTGATCGCCCACAACGCAGCCTTCGACATGCGCTTCTTGCAACTCAAGGAGGCCTCCACCGGGATACGCTTCGACCAGCCCGTCCTCGATACCCTGTTGCTGTCCGCCGTGGCCCACCCCAACCAGGAATCCCACAAGCTCGACGTCATCCTGGAACGTCTGGGCATTTCCATCGAAACGCGCCACAACGCCCTCGACGACTCCCTGGCGACGGCGGAGGTCTTCCTGAAGCTCGTGCCGCTCCTGGCCGAAAAGGGCATCTTCACCTTGCGCCAGGCCCTGGAGGCCTCCCAGAAAACCTTCTATGCCCGCATCAAGTACTGA